From the genome of Agromyces badenianii:
AGCCGTCGAACGGACAGGTCGAGGGCGGCTGCAACGGCACGCTCCGCGCCGAGGTACGGGCAACCGGGCTGCGGGCGCACTCGGCGCGCAGCTGGGTCGGCGAGAACGCGATCCACAAGCTCGCACCGGCGCTCGCCCGCCTCGCCGAACACGAGGCCGAGACCGTCGAGGTCGACGGCCTCGCCTACCGCGAGGGCCTGAACGCCGTGCTGGTCTCGGGTGGCATCGCCGCCAACGTGATCCCCGACGAGGCGGTGCTCACCGTCAACTACCGGTTCGCGCCGAGCCGCAACGTCGCCGAGGCATCCGAGGTCGTTCGCGAGTTCTTCGACGGCTTCGACGTGACCGTCACCGACAGTGCCGAAGGCGCCCGGCCCGGCCTCGACGCCCCGCTCGCTCAGCAGTTCGTGCGCGCCGTCGGCGCCGAGGCGCGCCCCAAGTACGGCTGGACGGATGTCGCGCGCTTCAGCGCCCTCGGGATCCCCGCCGTGAACTTCGGCCCCGGCGACCCGCTCAAGGCGCACGCCGACGACGAGCGGGTCGCCACCTCGCAGATCAGGCACACCGAGATCGCGCTCCGCGACTGGCTGACCGGCGCCACCGCCTGAGCGGCTCGGTTCGAACGAGGCATCCATGACCACGCCGTCGGCCGCGATCCGCGAACCCGACCCCTTCCGCGTGAGGCGCTGGTCGCCTCGCGTGCGCTGGCGCCTCGCGCCGTGGTGGGCGCGGGTCGTCGTGATCTTCCTCGGCGCTCGCGCGATCACGACCCTCATGGTGCTCGGCCTCGCGAGCGTGCAGGGGGCGAACCCGTGGACGGGAGCGCGCCCCGGGTACTTCGAGTACGCGAACCTGTGGGATTCCAGGTGGTACCAGATCATCTGGCACGGCGGCTACCCGCTGGAGCTCCCGGTCACCGAGACCGGACAGGTCGCCGAGAACGCGTGGGCGTTCCTGCCCGTCTATCCGATGCTCGTCGGCGTCGTGACCTGGTTCGGGGTGCCTTGGAATGCGGCCTCCGTCGTCGTCGCCCTGGCCGCGGGGCTCGGCGCTGCGCTCGTCACGTACCGGTTGATGTCGCGGTTCCTCGAGCCCGACCGTGCGCTCTTCGCGGTCGTGCTCTTCTCGGTGGCGCCGGTGTCGCCGATCATGCAGTTCGGGTACGCCGAGTCCCTGGGGCTGCTCTGGCTCGCGCTCGCGCTGCTCCTGCTCGTCGACCGGCGGTACGGATGGCTCGTGCCGGTGCTCGCCGTGTGGGCGTTCACGCGCCCTGGCGCTCTGGCCTTCGCGCTCACCCTCGGGCTGCACTGGCTGTGGCGGTGGTTCTCGCGACGACGCGACCCGTTCCCGGTGCGGGAACGGGTGCTCGCGGCATCCGCCACCGTGTTCGCCGTGCTGGTCGGCTTCGCCTGGCCCGGAATCGTCTGGGCGGCCACCGGTGAGCTGCACGGGTACACGGCCACCGAGCTCGCGTGGCGGTCGGCCTACATCGGGTACCAGGAGCTCGTGCCCTTCACGGCCTGGTTCCAGTCGGGCGGCTGGTGGCTCGGGCAACCGCTCGGCACGATCGCGGTGCTCGCCCTCATCGCCGGCTTCGCGCTCACGCTGTTCCTGCCGGCGGTGCGCCGGCTCGGCGTCGACCTTCGGCTCTGGCTGGCGAGCTACGGGTTGTACCTCCTCGCGGTGTTCTTCCCGCAGTCGAGCACCTTCCGCATCCTCGCTCCGATGTTCCCGCTCGTGGGCGCCCTCGCCCAGCCGCGGGCCGCATGGTACCGGTGGAGCGTGGTCGCGCTCTCTCTCTTGCTGCAACTCGGTTGGCTGCTCATCGCATGGGGCGTCGACGGCCGCGACTGGACGCCTCCCTGATCGGAGCGGGAATCCGCTGTCTCGGCCTCGCCCACCAGTCGTCGAATCGGTTCAATCGGCTTGCCGACAGGCTCGCGGCGATTTCCCAGCACCGCCTGTGATAGCAGATAATGGAAACTCAGCCACGAAAGGGGAGTTCAATGGCGGCCATGAAGCCACGCACCGGAGACGGGCCTATGGAGGCTGTGAAGGAGGGTCGGCTCATCATCGTTCGAGTTCCGCTCGAAGGTGGGGGGCGCCTCGTCGTCTCGGTGAACGACGCTGAGGCCAAGGAACTCTACGACGTCCTCAGCGGCGTCGTGAATCCCGCCTGAGACACACTCCTCGAATCGAGCCCCGAGTCCACTCGGGGCTCGATTCGTTTGCCGGCGACGTGGCAGGGCGCTACGCCCCGAGCTTCACGATCTGCAGCAGTCCGTCGCCGGCGGGGGTGATCGCGGTCGCCACGGCCGTCGAGGTCGCGAGCTCGGCGATGAGGGTGCGGTAGGCGCTCGCCGACTCGTCGCGGCGCGCCGGATCGGCGACGCGGCCCTTCCACAGGGCGCGGGCGACGAGCACGATGCCGCCTGGCTTGGCGAGGCGCAGTCCGTGTTCGGCGTACTCGATCACCGACGGCGCATCGGCGTCGATGAAGACGATGTCGTAGGAGCTCTCGTTCATGCGCGGCAGCACCTCGCTCGCACGGCCGGCGATGAGCCGAACGCGTGCGGCGGCGATGCCGGCATCTGCGAAGTGCTGGCGCGCGTGCTGCTGGTACTCGGTCTCGGTGTCGATCGAGGTGAGCAGGGCCCGGCGCGCCGCCTGCAGCATCCAGAGCCCGGAGACGCCGACCCCGGTGCCCACCTCGATGATCGCTTGGGCGCGCGACGCGGCTGCGAGCACGGCGAGCTGAGCGCCGACGGCGGGGGAGACCGGTTCGACGCCGAGTTCGAGGGACTGCTGTCGGGCCTTGGCGATCGCCTCGGTCATGGCGACCGAGTCGTCGACGTACTTCCAGTTCAGATCGTGTTCGGACACGTGGCGGCTCCCGGGTGCATCTCTCAGCCCCTAAGCCTAGGGCGCTCGCAGCATGGCGTTCGCACGCCTCGCCGCCGACTATCCTGTAGGGGTGTTCGGTCTGACGTTCGAGAAGCTCCTCATCATCGGGGTGATCGCCGTCTTCCTGCTCGGCCCCGAGCGCCTGCCGCACTACGCGGCCCAGCTCGGCCGTCTCGTGCGCTCGCTGCGCGACATGGCGAACGGGGCGAAAGACCGCATGCGCGATGAGATGGGCCCCGACTTCGACGACGTCGACTGGAAGAAGCTCGATCCGCGGCAGTACGACCCGCGTCGCATCATCCGCGAGGCGCTCACCGACGTCGACCCCTTCGCCGATGAGGCGCCGGCGCCGGTCGTCGCGCGCGCGTCGGTGAATGAGAACTCCGCCTACCTGCAGCGCAAGCGCAAGCGGGAGCTGCTCGGCGCCGAGGAACTCGCCCCGTTCGACTCCGAAGCGACCTGAGCGGCCGGCGCAGGCGTCAGCGAGGCCGGGTGGCTCAGCGCAGGCGCAGCGCCTTCAGCGACTGCGCCAGCAGCATGAGGAGCGGTGCCTGCTGCTCGTACTCGCTCGCGGTGCGCGGAAGCTGGAGCAGGCCCGTCACCGAGGCGATCGTGACCGGTTCGACGAAGCGCAGGAGGCCCGCCTCGCCGTTGCGCCGGCCGAGGCCCGACTGCTTGACGCCGCCCATCGGCGCGGCCACCGAGGCGAACGAACCGCGGTAGCCCTCGTTGATGTTCACGCTGCCGGCCTCGAGGGCATCGGCGATGCGCCGCGCCCGGCCGGGTGAGCGGCTGAAGACGGCGGCGTTCAGCCCGTAGTCGCTCGCGTTCGCCGCGAGCACCGCCTCTTCGTCGCTGGCGACGAGGTAGAGCGAGGCGATCGCACCGAACGTCTCTTCGGCGTAGACGCGCATCTCGGGGGTGACGCCGGTGAGCACGGTCGGCTCGAAGAACCACGGTCCGATGTCGGGGCGGTGCCTGCCGCCGACCAGCACGGTCGCGCCCTTGGCGATCGCGTCGTCGAGGTGCGCCTGCACCCGGGCGAGCTGCGCGGCGCTCGCGAGGGATCCGAAATCGGCGTCGAACCCGAGCCCCGAGCCGAGCTTCGCGCCACGGAGGCGCTCGACGAGGGCACGCTGGAAGGGGCCCGCGACCTTCTGGTGCACGTAGATGCGCTCGATCGAGACGCAGAGCTGGCCCATCGCCGAGAACGCGGCGTGACCGGCGTTCGCCGCGGCCGTCTCGGGGTCGACGTCGTCGAGCACGATGAGGGCGTTCTTCCCCCCGAGTTCGAGTGAGGCGCCCACGAGCCGCCGTCCAGCCTTCTCGGCGATCGTGCGGCCGGTCGCCGTCGAACCCGTGAAGCAGATGTAGTCGGCGACATCGGTGAGCGCTTCGCCGACCTCGGCCGCCGGCCCGGCGACGACCGCCCACAACGCCGCGGGCACGCCCGCGTCGATGAACGCCCGTCGCAACGCGAGGATCGACAGCGCCCCCTGGTCGTCGGCCTTCTGCACGACACCGCACCCGGCGGCGAGGGCGGGCACGACGTCCATCGCGGCGAGGCTCAGCGCGAAGTTCCACGGAGTGATGACGCCGGCGACGCCCTTCGGACGGAAGCGCACTCGACCCGTCGTCACGGTCGGCAGCCCCGAACGCACCGGCCGGCCGCCGAGCACCCGCCGTGCGGCGAGGGCGTTGTACCGGGTGACCGACACCGCCGCGAAGATCTCCTCGAACGCCTGCCCGCGGGTCTTGCCGCTCTCGAGCTGGATGAGGTCGAGCAGCAGCTCGCGCCGCTCGAGGATGAGGTCGTGTGCGCGCAGCAGCACTCGCCGGCGCTCGGCGAATCCCGCGCGGGCCCAGGCGAGCTGCGCGAGGCGGGCGCGGGAGACCGCGTCGAGCACATCGTCGGCGCTCGAGCGCGGCAGATCGTGCAGCGTCTCGCCCGTCGAGGGAGTCGGGACGGCGATGGTCTCGGAGCCCGACGCGACGACGTCGTCGGTGAGGCTCGCGAACAGTTCGGAGGAGGCCGTGAGGGCGCGCATGCGCACAGTCTAGGACAGTTGACCCAGTTCGCCGCCGGGTGGGTACACTGCCCCCATGGCCGCATCGGAGCGAACCCTGTCCCGCGGTGTCGTCGCCCGCTATGCGATCGGATCCATCGGCACGGGCGGCTTCGCCACGCTGCCCGGTCTCGTGCTCGTGTACTACCTCACCGACACCCTCGGCGTCACCGCGCTCGTCGCCGGTCTCGTCGTCACGGCCGCGAAGGTGTGGGACGTCGTGATCGACCCGTGGATCGGGGAACGGAGCGACCGGGCGCTCGCCCGGACGGGCACACGTCGCACCTGGATGATCGTTGGCGCGCTCACCCTGCCCGTCGGCTTCGTGCTGACGTTCGCGGTGCCGTCGGGCCTCGACCCCGGGGCATCCGGCGTGTGGGTGTTCCTCGCCTTCCTCACGACGGCGACGGCGTTCAGCCTCTTCCAGGTGCCCTACATCGCGCTTCCCGCCGAGCTCACGGCCGACTACGATGCGCGCACGCGGCTCCTCACCTGGCGAGTGATGGTGCTCACGATCGCGATCCTGCTCTTCGGCGCCGGCGGACCCGAGCTGCGGTCGGCGTTCTCCGACGAGCACGCCGGCTACCTCGTGATGGCGCTCGTCGCCGGCCTCGTGATCGGGGCCGGCATGCTCGTCGCGACCTCGACGGCGGCGAGGGGAGCGAGATCGACGGATGCCCCGCCCGGCCGCGACATCCGGGCCGGCTACGCCGAGGGCTTCGCCGCGCTCCGGCGGAGTGCGGCGTTCCGCGCCCTGCTCGCGGCGTTCGTGCTGCAGGGCCTCGCCACGGGACTCATGCTCGCCGGCGCCCAGTTCGTGGCGACCTGGGTGCTCCGCGACGAGCGCGCGGTCACCCTGCTCTTCGTCGCGCTCATCGCGCCGGCCGTGCTCTGCGCCCCGGTGTGGCAGGTGGTGGCCGCGCGCGTCGGCAAAGAACGCGGCTTCGCGCTCGCGAGCTGCCTCTTCGGCGTCGCCGCCCTGAGCCTCGTCGGCATGATCTGGGCGCCCGGTGCGTGGGTCTACGCGCCCGTCGCCCTCGCCGGCGCGGGCTATGCCGGCATGCAGTCGCTGCCGATGGCCATGCTGCCCGACGTCATCTCGCACGACGCCCGTACCCACGGCATTGGCCGGGCCGGGAGCTTCGGCGGCGTCTGGACGGCGGGGGAGACCGCGGGCATGGCGCTCGGCGCGACGGCACTGACGATCGTGCTGGCGATCACCGGGTACGTCGAGTCGACGGGGTCGCAGACGGTCACCCAGACCCCGGTCGCCGTGGCGGGCATCGCGATCAGCTTCAGCGTGATCCCCGCACTGCTCGTCGCGGCGAGCCTCGTGGCACTGCGACGGTATCCGCTCAGGCGCAGCGACATCGAGGCGGATGCCGCGGCCACGACCACGGAGGCGGTGGCCTCATGACCGGCTTCCGCCGCGAGGCATCCGACATCCTCGCCGAACTCGAGGCGATGCGGGCCGCCGACGCCCCCACGCACGGCGGCCGCGTGCTCTCGTACGTGTACGACTCGGGGCTGCCCGAGCTCGACGAGCTCGCGGCCCGCGCCGCCCGCCTCGTGCAGCCCGTGAACGGCCTCGACCCGACGACGTTCACCTCGGTCGCCGCGATGGAGGCGGGGGTCGTCGGATTCGCTCGTCGGGTGCTCGGCGGCGCAGGCGACGACGAGATCGTCGGCTCGGTCACCTCCGGCGGCACCGAGAGCTGCCTGCTCGCGGTCAAGTCGGCGCGGGACCTGTGGCGGTCGCTGCGCGCGGGAAGCCCGCGTGTGCCCCGCATCGTCGCCCCGGTGACCGTTCACGCCGTGTTCCACAAGGCCGCCGAGTACTTCGGGCTCGGGCTCGACCTCGTGCCGGTCGACCCGGATACGGGCGTCGTGTCGGTCGCCGCGATCGAGGAGCGGCTCGGCGACGACGTCGCCCTCGTCGTCGTGAGCGCGCCCTCGTATCCGTTCGCCGGTCTCGACCCCGTGGCGGACGTCGCGGCGATCACGGGCCCGCGCGGCATCGCCCTACACGTCGACGCCTGCATCGGGGGCTTCGCCCTCGCCTTCTGGCCCGACGAGCTGCCGGCG
Proteins encoded in this window:
- the dapE gene encoding succinyl-diaminopimelate desuccinylase → MPPAPIVPVLDLTADSVAITRAICDIPSVSGDETLLADLVEQALAGASHLEVIRDGDTVVARTNLGRERRVVIAGHLDTVPINENLPTRFETVDGVEYLWGRGTVDMKAGVAVQLKLALELTDPVVDLTWMWYDNEEVAASLNGLGRLAGSRPDLFTGDFAILGEPSNGQVEGGCNGTLRAEVRATGLRAHSARSWVGENAIHKLAPALARLAEHEAETVEVDGLAYREGLNAVLVSGGIAANVIPDEAVLTVNYRFAPSRNVAEASEVVREFFDGFDVTVTDSAEGARPGLDAPLAQQFVRAVGAEARPKYGWTDVARFSALGIPAVNFGPGDPLKAHADDERVATSQIRHTEIALRDWLTGATA
- a CDS encoding DUF3117 domain-containing protein, whose translation is MAAMKPRTGDGPMEAVKEGRLIIVRVPLEGGGRLVVSVNDAEAKELYDVLSGVVNPA
- a CDS encoding O-methyltransferase, which gives rise to MSEHDLNWKYVDDSVAMTEAIAKARQQSLELGVEPVSPAVGAQLAVLAAASRAQAIIEVGTGVGVSGLWMLQAARRALLTSIDTETEYQQHARQHFADAGIAAARVRLIAGRASEVLPRMNESSYDIVFIDADAPSVIEYAEHGLRLAKPGGIVLVARALWKGRVADPARRDESASAYRTLIAELATSTAVATAITPAGDGLLQIVKLGA
- a CDS encoding twin-arginine translocase TatA/TatE family subunit, producing the protein MAFARLAADYPVGVFGLTFEKLLIIGVIAVFLLGPERLPHYAAQLGRLVRSLRDMANGAKDRMRDEMGPDFDDVDWKKLDPRQYDPRRIIREALTDVDPFADEAPAPVVARASVNENSAYLQRKRKRELLGAEELAPFDSEAT
- a CDS encoding succinic semialdehyde dehydrogenase, with protein sequence MRALTASSELFASLTDDVVASGSETIAVPTPSTGETLHDLPRSSADDVLDAVSRARLAQLAWARAGFAERRRVLLRAHDLILERRELLLDLIQLESGKTRGQAFEEIFAAVSVTRYNALAARRVLGGRPVRSGLPTVTTGRVRFRPKGVAGVITPWNFALSLAAMDVVPALAAGCGVVQKADDQGALSILALRRAFIDAGVPAALWAVVAGPAAEVGEALTDVADYICFTGSTATGRTIAEKAGRRLVGASLELGGKNALIVLDDVDPETAAANAGHAAFSAMGQLCVSIERIYVHQKVAGPFQRALVERLRGAKLGSGLGFDADFGSLASAAQLARVQAHLDDAIAKGATVLVGGRHRPDIGPWFFEPTVLTGVTPEMRVYAEETFGAIASLYLVASDEEAVLAANASDYGLNAAVFSRSPGRARRIADALEAGSVNINEGYRGSFASVAAPMGGVKQSGLGRRNGEAGLLRFVEPVTIASVTGLLQLPRTASEYEQQAPLLMLLAQSLKALRLR
- a CDS encoding MFS transporter, with amino-acid sequence MAASERTLSRGVVARYAIGSIGTGGFATLPGLVLVYYLTDTLGVTALVAGLVVTAAKVWDVVIDPWIGERSDRALARTGTRRTWMIVGALTLPVGFVLTFAVPSGLDPGASGVWVFLAFLTTATAFSLFQVPYIALPAELTADYDARTRLLTWRVMVLTIAILLFGAGGPELRSAFSDEHAGYLVMALVAGLVIGAGMLVATSTAARGARSTDAPPGRDIRAGYAEGFAALRRSAAFRALLAAFVLQGLATGLMLAGAQFVATWVLRDERAVTLLFVALIAPAVLCAPVWQVVAARVGKERGFALASCLFGVAALSLVGMIWAPGAWVYAPVALAGAGYAGMQSLPMAMLPDVISHDARTHGIGRAGSFGGVWTAGETAGMALGATALTIVLAITGYVESTGSQTVTQTPVAVAGIAISFSVIPALLVAASLVALRRYPLRRSDIEADAAATTTEAVAS